The window TATTGAAGAAGCAAATGAGCTGAAAACTTTATATCTAAGCTTAGCACCTGTATTGAAGAAGCAAATGAGCGTCTTAAGACGTATCTAAAAGTTAAACTATCTCAAAGGGGGTGGCAACGATCAAATTTGTATGTAAAATCGAATTTTCAGCACAGCGCCTGTATAAACCTGATGATAAAAATCAACATTAAACCggttacaaaaataattataagacAATAAAAATCACAAAACATTGAACAATTACACTTTTCACCTTTTTTATAACATATAGTTATTTTGGTAATTAGTTGCACAAAATActtatattagaaaataaaactttcgtATCAAACTAAAAGATTGGAAGCTATCTTTAGACgtgttaaaaaaaaggaaagctATCTTTAGATTATTCTAGTTTTCAAGAATGTAACAAACTAAATAATGCGACATAAGAAAATGCGATACTGCAGTTCTTTTACAGCTCAATAAATCGAAAGACCGTACTACTTATAAACATCACATGATTCGTCCGTATCATAATATATTCCCCACAGCTAAGATTTTGTAATATCAACTGGGAAAGGGattttttacccaaaaaaaaaactgggaAAGGGATAAAACAGTGtttgagttttcttttttttttctttttttttttgataaaaaaaaaagaagactcaAACACTGTGTTTCCCTTTCTCAGTTGATAACCCTTTTTGATCCTTTAGTCTGTAATAGCCACGAGTAACTCAACCGACCATAACTCCAACTTTTTACATATATTCCCACCATCTTAACAatcttttgttatttaaaaaatgtggGAACATAGTATTGAAAACCAGACACGTACATTATCCCCAAGATGAGAGAACCAAGATTTCGAACAATAGCATAGAATCTTCATTTCATTTGTCTGCATGCCTTTGTGAAGATGCTATATATAGGAACACTTATAGCCGATCTTATTACATCAAACACAAGAATTCAAAGTCACTTTTCTCATCTTCGTCCCAAAATTCCTAAAGCTTTCCAGTTTCCACATTTCCCCTAAGTTGAAATTTTTTCATATTCTAAAAGGAAAATTCTTCCAGAAACCATACTTTTATCACCGATGGAGAAGCTACAAAAGATGGTATCCGAGAAACCTGTTGTGATATTCAGTAAGAACTCGTGCTGCATGTCCCACACAATCAAGACTCTCTTTGTCGACTTTGGCGTGAACCCAACGATCTATGAGTTAGATGAGATCAACAGAGGTAAGGAGATAGAACAAGCACTGGCTCAGCTAGGCTGCAGCCCGACTGTTCCTGTGGTGTTCATAGGAGCCCAACTCGTTGGTGGAGCCAATCAAGTCATGAGTCTTCATCTCAATCGCTCTCTCGTCCCAATGCTTAAGCGCGTTGGAGCGTTATGGGTTTGATTATAAACGCACACAATATTCTAATGTTTTGTAAGAACAAGATGAAACTAAAAAAATGAGATCATCTATACATATATTTGAAGTAAGTCTATCTAAGTTTTGAGGAGATAATGAGTCTACCTATTTTTAAATCGTGCAATTATTGAAGTCagctaaaaaataataatatatctttCTAAAATTTCGGTGTTCAACCCGGATAAATATAAATAGTGCACCCGAATGGCTCAGTCCAATCGTACCTACAATCCAACATTCTCCTAATATGGTTACATAAATAAACgatatttatatagaaaattttaaatagtaacCTTCACACAGTATCTGAATAACAACAATGGTATAATCGGAAagtgtttttcttttgcttaCAAATTTGGTAATCGGAAAGTTAGATCGGGGAAACATGCATGTGACATTGTGAAGCTAATAGTTCCGGTGTTGTATATTAACTCGTCCAAAGATTTTGTGAACTCGTTTTGTAAATCTCTGACGAAGATTTCGGCAACAGGCCACCCTCCTCCTTCCCACGAAATATCTAGGGACTTCATCTCTGTCCGCTATTGTTTTTAAGTTCGGTCTTCAGAGTTTTTAAGTTCGGTCTATCGACAACAACCAATCAGGTTGAGAACACAACACACAATATCTCAAAATCTTGACAAAATGGTGTTTAAGTCGTAATCAGAAACCTTAAAAGAACAAAACatttgtaggtcaattttgtgTTCCATTAAAGATTCATTACTTACATATTGtgtcattttaatataattcaatatcacacatgaaattAAGAGACATTAGATATTCTTTAATATGGTTTTCCGTTAaagattattttcatttattcatttttttatccTAACAAAATTGTATATACAATATGTGCTTAATGAAATATCTAAGTACTAGATCACGATCCGCGCTTTGCGCGAGATggacattatatataaaaattattttatgtattatattttttatatattatgaagaaatatatattaaataattaaaagtcagtaactatttcatatataattaaattgctgtgaacatataaatcaattttattaatccaaacaattaTTTGATAGAATATATGAGTCTAcctattaattttattaatttataatttaaaaaaaattaagttgtcaatgtttgtCCAAAGTTTTTACCaaaacaaattgttcaaaatatgttttgaaattaaaatatttatgtatttaaaatgatatattttaatcttaatattaattagattatattatttacttatatgattttgtaatcatttatatttttttatatatataaatctattttaatcttaataatgatttaaattagatttttttacttatatggTTTTgcaatcatttgtattttgtcataagaaaaaattcaaactaTTGATCACCAAATTTGAATACGAGACTTTGgacagttttaataatttatactcattttttaaaattcaaaatttaacttatatagaaaaatctaatttttattatatggttaacgcagttgttttaatttattttaatttgttaaagtTAGTCAAATATGATAGCATATAcgctaatttttatcaaatatttattattcaaaattattaattatcatatatactttaggcagattaggtaattccgtaatttttatttaaaaaataataaaaaacataataatgtatttaCTACATGTTTCTTCTTAAATAAGTTTATGTTCTGTCTTGCCATTAGCTAAACGGGTTCAGACTTTGTAGTTTAAACGCTTCTGTTTAACTTTTATTAAAAACCGCAATCATCATTGAAATGTGAGTGACTGATGAATGGTGAAATCCTAATACTATTTTGTTTGAGTTGTATTAAAATAAACTACAATAATGATAGTaacacgcaaaaaaaaaaaatgattctaAACAAAACTGAATCCGAAAGAAATATTGAACTATTCGTACTTtagattttatgttttaaatctgaactagatttggacccgcacaaccgtgcgggtattttttttttttatatatattttacataattagaatatatttttaaagttacttatatatttaaatgtttatatataattattttaaatataacaattttatagttttcatgttgtaagttaattgattatttcaaatcatcacatatatttggtattttttattatatatattttaaaattattttttattcaattattatgatcctgatccgtaattcaaaacGCTAACTTttctttatcaatatttttttatgtttattcatttaataaaataactatatatatatataacgtttaagataagttaattttatacatgaattatctaatttactaatgttaacccgttctaccaatatattatattaatttatcagtttaaaataattttatcttatttagttaaatacaatgttttattttaaaatgatagatattactATAAAGtagtaaaatttgatataatttttttcattttataaaagataactgagtatatatatatatatatatattaatgtataataacattaatttcattactaattacaaaattagtgaaaatatttatatacagtttttgataattaagatattgttataatgtttttcaacaaatttgttaagaaaattaaatatatatatttatattttaaattaaaagatatcaaattatattatgatttaagtagttaaaagattatatattagcattaaggaaatacatttaatacaaattttaaatgatgatccaaataaaaatatcacacatgaaatgTGAGTTTGTTAACCAATCCGGGTTTTTAGGAGTCGATGTTATATtaggaatgatatattattaatctatattattagtaataaatgaatgataacTGATTTTTAGCGAgagtccatttttaaaaaatcacacatgaatcaaagttgtgacttctattttaaaatatatcttttttaatatataagatatgttGTTGATTATGAATCTTATATATCATCAACGTTAGACCAGGAGTATTTTATGTAACAGCCTAGCTAAATAATCAGAAACGAATAAGAATAAGCTCAAATTAGTTTGATAATTTCATGTTATAGTTTGTTTTACGTTAGGTTTAGAGTTCAATAATAACTGCAGGGACTGCAATTTTATGAAGAAAGGTTAATAGCTATGCTATGTTGGTAGTGGGCTGATTAATTGTCCAAGAACGTCAGGAGCACTCGATCCCTCACGTAAAGAATCTAAACACTAACTGATAAATCAAAATAACTGTTTTGTTTAATCTTGCTGGAAAAGGGgaattaaatatattgttaggATTAGGTtatgcaaataaaaaataatgtaaataatattcTAGGAGAagatctattttaaaatatcacatGAAAAAAgttatgacttctgttttaatatataagatggatatccaaaaaaactcaaaatatcaatatatataaatatatatatatataccaagcACACACTAAATTTCAAATAAGTACACAAAATACTCAAAAATTTCAATGAtacctaaaaaaaattatttatcataacaaaaaaattcaacttTATTATATGGCTTCATTCATTTCAGCttttgttagaaaaaaaataatgcagTATACCTTTATGTATCATTTGACGGGAATTAGGCCCAACCCAAAATGTTTGCATACCTTAAATGGAAAACCCAATAAAGCAATGGAACGATCGTagattagtatatatatttacataccAACTACCATAGTTTCTCAATTTGGTCTagtgtttatttatattttatggttGAACAATTTCTCTGTTATAAATTACACAGCAGCATGAGTGTGAAGACCGTTGACCAATGAATAAAAGGTTTCTACAAAATGTCCTTTTTGCCCCTTTGGATTCGTCGTTACTCCCCTCCAACTTCCATCTCAAAAGTAAAGCTTTCTTGATCCACAAGCTTTCAGAATCTACCGACCTCTTTCTCACGAACTCATTGCAAAGTTCAATTCTCAAACTTGGCTTCGCGAGCGACACATTCACAATAAATCGCCTCATAAACAGCTATGTTAAGCTCAGAGAAACCAACACTGCACGCAAgctgttcgacgaaatgcctgAACCAAACGTCGTTTCCTGGACTTCGGTTATCTCCGGTTTTAACGACACGGGTCAACCTCAAACTGCTCTGTCTATGTTCCAGAAAATGTATCAAGACAAATCCGTAGCTCCCAATGAGTTCACGTACGCGAGTGTCTTCAAAGCCTGCTCTGCTTTGGCAGAATCAAGAATCGGGAAAAGCATCCACGCCCGTCTCGAGATGTCCGGGCGGAGAAGCAACACCGTGGTGAGCTCCTCTCTTCTTGACATGTATGGCAAATGCAACGACGTGGAAACCGCTAGACGGGTTTTCGAGTCAATGATTGGGTGTGGGAGAAACGTTGTCTCTTGGACATCGATGATCACTGCTTACGCGCAGAACGCTCGTGGACATGAAGCTATTGAGTTGTTTAGAACATTCAACGCTGATACGACGTCGTTGGATAGACCGAATCAGTTTATGCTGGCTAGTGTTATTAGTGCCTGCTCTAGTTTAGGTAGGCTACAATGGGGTAAAGTTGCTCACGGTGTAGTTACTCATGGTGGTTATGAAACGAACCATGTGGTTGCCACGTCGCTTCTAGATATGTACGCGAAGTGTGGGTCTTTAAGCTGTGCAGAGAAGATCTTCTTGAGGATTAGCCGTCACTCTGTGATCTCGTACACGTCTATGATCATGGCAAAGGCAAAGCACGGACTTGGAGAAGCCGCGCTTCAGCTTTTCGACGAGATGGTTGCGAAGAGAATAAGGCCTAACTATGTAACGTTACTCGCCGTGTTACACTCTTGTAGCCATTCGGGTTTAGTCGCTGAAGGCCTAGGGTACTTGAACTCAATGGTTGAGAAGTACGGTGTGGTTCCTGATCCGAGGCATTACACTTGTGTTGTTGACATGCTTGGAAGATTTGGCCGTGTTGATGAGGCTTACGAAATGGCGAAAACTATAGAAGTTGGAGCAGAGCAAGGTGCGCTCTTGTGGGGAGCTCTTCTCTCAGCTGGTAGGTTGCATGGAAGAGTTGATATTGTTTGCGACGCTAGCAAACGGTTAATACAATCGAATCAGCAGGTGACGAGCGCGTACGTTGCATTATCTAATGCTTATGCTGTAGCTGGAGGATGGGAAGATTCAGAGTCTCTTCGTTTAGAGATGAGACGTGGCGGAAATGTGAAAGAGCGAGCTTGTAGCTGGATTGAGATTAAGGATTCGGTTTATGCTTTTCACGCTGGGGATTTGTCGTGTGATGAGAGTGGTGAGGTTGTGAGGTTTATGAAGGATCTGGagaagagaatgaaggagaGAGGACACAGGGGAAGTAGTAGTATGATGACAAGTTCATCGGTTTTTGTTGATGTTGATGAAGAAGCTAAAGAGGAAATTGTGAGTTTGCATTGTGAGAGATTGGCTTTAGCCTTTGGATTGATACATTTGCCTGAAGGATCGACGATTAGGATTATGAACAACTTGAGGATGTGCAGAGATTGTCATGAGGCTTTCAAGCTGATCAGTGGGATTGTGGGGAGGGAAATTGTTGTTAGAGATGTGAATAGGTTTCATTGCTTTAAGGATGGATCTTGTATTTGCCGTGATTTTTGGTGAATttctttaacatttttttttaacttttttgttCTTTATCCACGTGACCTTGCGGATTTTctttaatactaaaatattttaggttatacaataaaatatgtcaataaattaatttaatttagtgttatatattatttaattttataataatatttgtgtGAC of the Brassica rapa cultivar Chiifu-401-42 chromosome A03, CAAS_Brap_v3.01, whole genome shotgun sequence genome contains:
- the LOC103860792 gene encoding monothiol glutaredoxin-S4 isoform X3 — encoded protein: MEKLQKMVSEKPVVIFSKNSCCMSHTIKTLFVDFGVNPTIYELDEINRGKEIEQALAQLGCSPTVPVVFIGAQLVGGANQVMSLHLNRSLVPMLKRVGALWV
- the LOC103860795 gene encoding pentatricopeptide repeat-containing protein At4g15720, producing the protein MNKRFLQNVLFAPLDSSLLPSNFHLKSKAFLIHKLSESTDLFLTNSLQSSILKLGFASDTFTINRLINSYVKLRETNTARKLFDEMPEPNVVSWTSVISGFNDTGQPQTALSMFQKMYQDKSVAPNEFTYASVFKACSALAESRIGKSIHARLEMSGRRSNTVVSSSLLDMYGKCNDVETARRVFESMIGCGRNVVSWTSMITAYAQNARGHEAIELFRTFNADTTSLDRPNQFMLASVISACSSLGRLQWGKVAHGVVTHGGYETNHVVATSLLDMYAKCGSLSCAEKIFLRISRHSVISYTSMIMAKAKHGLGEAALQLFDEMVAKRIRPNYVTLLAVLHSCSHSGLVAEGLGYLNSMVEKYGVVPDPRHYTCVVDMLGRFGRVDEAYEMAKTIEVGAEQGALLWGALLSAGRLHGRVDIVCDASKRLIQSNQQVTSAYVALSNAYAVAGGWEDSESLRLEMRRGGNVKERACSWIEIKDSVYAFHAGDLSCDESGEVVRFMKDLEKRMKERGHRGSSSMMTSSSVFVDVDEEAKEEIVSLHCERLALAFGLIHLPEGSTIRIMNNLRMCRDCHEAFKLISGIVGREIVVRDVNRFHCFKDGSCICRDFW